Sequence from the Streptomyces sp. NBC_01408 genome:
CGACGCCCGGGTCCTCAACGAGCACCTGCTCACCACGGGGGCCGCCGAGATCGCCGTCACCACCCTCGGAGAACTGGGCGCACTGTGCTCGACCGGCCACGGCCACACCGAGCTCTACGCGCCACCGCTGCCCGGCGAGCCCCTGAGCGACGCCGGGGCAGGAGACAGCATGGTCGCCGCCCTCATCACACAGCTGGCCGCCGGGGACGATCCCGTCAGCGCCTCCGCACTGGGGGTGGCCGCAGCCGCCGCAGCGATGCTCACCCCCAGCACCGAACCCTTCGACCTGGACCTGGCCCGATCCCTCTGCTCCCAGGTGAGGACCGGGTTCCAGACCGATGCTCGACGCCGGGGCGTTTGACCCTGCCCACCCCCGTCACCGCGTCGGGGCGGGGCGCTGCCGGTGATGCTGAGCGACGCCAGTGCCGGCCTCGTGATGCGAGCGGGCCTGCGGTTGGGAAGACTGGAAGCATGGTGACCAAGGCAGTGCTTGAGGGCGGCCCGGACGATCTGCCCGAGCGGATCGTTCCGATCTCCGACCCCGGACAAGACCTGAAGATTCCGCACCGCGGCGGGTACGAGCATTTCAAGATCACGTCGCGGCACCAGGACAGCCCGGAGGGACAACTGGCGGTCTACGAATGGTGGGAACGGACAGAGATCGCCGAATGAAACGGACGGTCAAGGACGCTCGGCCTGTACCTCACCACGGCGGCCGATATGCGCGGGCCGACACCGCATGGTGTGCGGGATCGCCAGCCTCGATCCAGTCCACCCGCTCCCCAACGACTTCCGTCCTTCTGGTACTTCGCGACCGGCTTCCAGCCACTGCCGCTCAAAGCAGCACAGGAATCGTCTGCCCCCTCCATTGCCCTCTTGGTAGCCCGACCCTAAAGGGGGGCCCGGCCTTCGGAGCCAACATGACTCGGGCGATGGGACGAGCAGAGGAAGCCTGTGATCGGCGTCAGTGGCATCGATGCTTTCCTGGACGTGGGGCTCGTGGAACGCGTCGGCCGCGAACACGGCGGGGAGTGTCCGATGCAGATGACGGTCGCGGTCAGTGACGGGACGGCCGTATGGGCCTTCCGGGGTAGGCGGATCCCCGTGGGTGAGACCGTCGCTCGGTATGACATGCAGGGCCAGCAGTTCACTGCCGGGGATGCGGGCGGTGACCCGGGCGGCGCGGCGGGTCAGGGTGTCGCCCTCGGGGGCCGCCGGTCAGGGCGACCATGATGCGCTCGCGGGTCTCCCAGGGAGTGGTGATGCCATGCTCGGCGCGGTAGCGCTGCAGGCCTTCCTCGACTCGGTCGGCGAGCCACAGCAGGGCGAGTTCACGTAGGGCGGTGAGGTTGCCGACGCGGAAGTAGTGGGTGAGGGCGGCCTCGATGCGGTCTGACGGGTAGATCTCGCCGTGCAGCATGCGCCGGCGCAGCAGTTCGGGCGGCAGGTCCACCAGTTCGATCTGGTCCGCGCGGCGTGCCACCTCGTCGGGCAGGGTCTCGCGCTGCGGGACACCGGTGATCTGCCGGACCACGTCGCCCAGGGACTCCAAGTGCTGGACGTTGACGGTGGTGACGACGTCGATCCCCGCGTCGAGGAGTTCCTCGACGCCCTGCCAGCGCTTGCCATGGCGCGAGCCGGGCACGTTGGTGTGGGCCAGTTCGCCGACCAGGGCCACCTGAGGACGGCGGGCGAGCACAGCGTCCAGGTCCATCTCGGTGAACGTCGCCCCGCGGTACTCCATGGTGCTCCGGGGAATGGCCTCCAGCCCCTCGGCGAGGGCGGCGGCGGGCCGTCGCCCGTGCGGCTCGACGAACCCGACGACCACGTCAGAACCGGCTGCGGCCAGGCGCTGCCCCTCCTCGAGCATGGTGTACGTCTTTCCCACCCCCGGGGCGGCCCCGAGGTAGATCCGCAATCGCCCACGCGCCATCGCCGGGCTCCTGCCCGCTCGTCACACCCCCCTCGGCCCCCGCAATCCCATGGTGCGCCCAACCGCGATCCCGCGCGCAATCCGCGCGCAATCCGCGCGCGGGATCGCCGGTCAGATGCCCCTGACGCGAGAAACTGCTGCTCTCGGCGGCACGGCTTCCCCACGCGCGGTGTCGAGGACTACGGCGAGGCAGCGAGCCGGACCGTCGTCCCCGCGGACCTGGTTCGGGGGCTCAGCCTCCTTGGCCGGTGCCTCTCGGACGCTGCGCACGCGTGACCAGCACCAGGGCGAACAGCAACACCACGGTGCCGGGCATGGTGAAGACAGTGCGGTAGGCCGGCTCGACCGCGACGAGTCCGATCAGCTGGATGCCCAGCGCGATGGCGATCAGGAGCTGCGCCCAGAGGTGCTCGTCCGGGGAACGGAACGCATCCATCGCCATGCGGCACACGACGGGGCTTCCGTGCCGCCTGCCGGTCCGGTGACCCCCATCCGGTCCGAACCCGGCGGGGTCATCCAGGCGTTCGACGCGGCGGGGCTGATCGCCGCCGCCGTCCGCCACGACTGCGTCCTCGTACTGGCCCACCAGGTCGGCGACTTCGTGCCGCCCGGCACCACCCTCGTCGAGGCCCACGGCTCCGCGCGGACGCCCGACCCACGCAGGGTGGCCGGGCTCGTCGCCCTCGGAACCGAGCGCACCATCGAGCAGGATCCCGCCTTCGCCCTGCGCATCCTCGTCGACATCGCCATCCGTGCCCTCTCCCCCGCCGTGAACGACCCCACGACCGCCGTGCAGGTGCTCAACCACATCGACACGTTCCTGCACGTGGTCGGCCGTGTCCGGTTCCGCGGCCGGTACGTGCTCGCCGACGACCGGGGCCGGCCGCGACTGGTGGTGCCGGGCCGCAGCTGGGAGGACTACCTCCGGGTCGGCGTCACCGAGATCCGCGAGTACGGAGCCACGTCCCTCCAGGTGTGCAGGCGGCTCCGCGCGCTGCTGGAGGACCTGCTGGAGACCCAGCCGACCGAGCATCTGCCGGCCGTACGCGCCGAGCTCGTTCTCCTCGACGAATCCGTCCGGCGGACGTTCACCGACTCTGCCCGCCGCGCAAGTGCGCAGACCGCCGACCGGCAGGGCATCGGCGGTGG
This genomic interval carries:
- a CDS encoding DUF5988 family protein, giving the protein MVTKAVLEGGPDDLPERIVPISDPGQDLKIPHRGGYEHFKITSRHQDSPEGQLAVYEWWERTEIAE
- a CDS encoding DUF2254 family protein gives rise to the protein MTPIRSEPGGVIQAFDAAGLIAAAVRHDCVLVLAHQVGDFVPPGTTLVEAHGSARTPDPRRVAGLVALGTERTIEQDPAFALRILVDIAIRALSPAVNDPTTAVQVLNHIDTFLHVVGRVRFRGRYVLADDRGRPRLVVPGRSWEDYLRVGVTEIREYGATSLQVCRRLRALLEDLLETQPTEHLPAVRAELVLLDESVRRTFTDSARRASAQTADRQGIGGGRPPRSGH